CCGAGGAGTACCAGCGCAAACGCCTCGACAAGGTGAAGCGTGAACGCAGCCAGGAGGCGGTCGATGCCGCGCTGGCCCAGGTCACCGCCGATGCCGACGACCCCACGGTCAACCTGATGCCGTCGATCATCGACGCGGTGAAGGCCTACGCGACCGAAGAGGAGATCGCGATGGCCATGGAGTCGGTCTTCGGAACGTATGTCGAGACCGCCATTGTCTGAGTCATCATTGTCTGAATCATCATTGTCTGAATCATCACCACCGCGGATCGTGCTCGCGAAGTTGGGTCTCGATGGCCACGACCGCGGGATCAAGGTGGTTGCGCGGATGCTGCGCGACGCGGGGATGGAGGTCATCTATCTCGGCCTGCGCCAGACCACCGACAGCATCGTGGCCGCGGTCGAGCAGGAGGACGCCGACGCCATCGGCCTCTCGATGCACAACGCCGGACACCTCACCCTCGGCCCCGCGATGCTCGCCGCGCTCGACGCCGCCGGGCTCGACGTGCCACTCATCATCGGCGGCATCGTGCCCGAGGCCGACCTGGCCGTACTCGAGGAGGCC
This region of Acidimicrobiales bacterium genomic DNA includes:
- a CDS encoding cobalamin-dependent protein (Presence of a B(12) (cobalamin)-binding domain implies dependence on cobalamin itself, in one of its several forms, or in some unusual lineages, dependence on a cobalamin-like analog.) — protein: MLAKLGLDGHDRGIKVVARMLRDAGMEVIYLGLRQTTDSIVAAVEQEDADAIGLSMHNAGHLTLGPAMLAALDAAGLDVPLIIGGIVPEADLAVLEEAGVAAVLGPGASAEEVVRTVRRVVHTE